In a genomic window of Phyllostomus discolor isolate MPI-MPIP mPhyDis1 chromosome 5, mPhyDis1.pri.v3, whole genome shotgun sequence:
- the ZSWIM8 gene encoding zinc finger SWIM domain-containing protein 8 isoform X4, whose protein sequence is MYLSSTEPPAAAEWACLLRPLRGREPEGVWNLLSIVREMFKRRDSNAAPLLEILTDQCLTYEQITGWWYSVRTSASHSSASGHTGRSNGQSEVAAHACASMCDEMVTLWRLAVLDPALSPQRRRELCVQLRQWQLKVIENVKRGQHKKTLDRLFPGFRPAVEACYFNWEEAYPLPGVTYSGTDRKLALCWARALPPRPGASRSGGLEESRERPRPLPTEPAVRPKELGAKRKGLGEGIPSSQRGPRRLSAEGGDKALHKMGPGGGKAKALGGAGSGGKSSAGGGGSKRRLSSEDSSLEPDLAEMSLDDSSLVLGAEASTFGGFPESPPPCSFSGGSRGPSTFLPEPPDTYEEDGGVYFSEGPEPPTASAGPPGLPGEVCSRDDLPSTDESGSGLPKTKEATATVEEEDDDYQAYYLNAQDGAGGEEEKAEGGAGEEHDLFAGLKPLEQESRMEVLFACAEALHAHGYSSEACRLTVELAQDLLANPPDLKVEPPPAKGKKNKVSTSRQTWVATNTLTKAAFLLTVLSERPEHHNLAFRVGMFALELQRPPASTKALEVKLAYQESEVAALLKKIPLGPSEMSTMRCRAEELREGTLCDYRPVLPLMLASFIFDVLCAPVVSPTGSRPPSRNWNNEMPGDEELGFEAAVAALGMKTTVSEAEHPLLCEGTRREKGDLALALMITYKDDQAKLKKILDKLLDRESQTHKPQTLSSFYSSSRPATASQRSPSKHGGPSAPGALQPLTSGSAGSAQPGNVAGAGPGPTEGFTEKNVPESSPHSPCEGLPSEAALTPRLEGKVPSRLALGSRGGYNGRGWGSPGRPKKKHTGMASIDSSAPETTSDSSPTLSRRPLRGGWAPTSWGRGQDSDSISSSSSDSLGSSSSSGSRRASASGGARAKTVEVGRYKGRRPESHAPHVPNQPSEAAAHFYFELAKTVLIKAGGNSSTSIFTHPSSSGGHQGPHRNLHLCAFEIGLYALGLHNFVSPNWLSRTYSSHVSWITGQAMEIGSAALTILVECWDGHLTPPEVASLADRASRARDSNMVRAAAELALSCLPHAHALNPNEIQRALVQCKEQDNLMLEKACMAVEEAAKGGGVYPEVLFEVAHQWFWLYEQTAGGSSTAREGATSCSASGIRATGEAGRGLPEGRGGPGTEPVTVAAAAVTAAATVVPVISVGSSLYPGPGLGHGHSPGLHPYTALQTHLPCSPQYLTHPAHPAHPMPHMPRPAVFPVPSSAYPQGVHPAFLGAQYPYSVTPPSLAATAVSFPVPSMAPITVHPYHTEPGLPLPTSVACELWGQGTVSSVHPASTFPAIQGASLPALTTQPSPLVSGGFPPPEEETHSQPVNPHSLHHLHAAYRVGMLALEMLGRRAHNDHPNNFSRSPPYTDDVKWLLGLAAKLGDRHGDTAAAEPCSCPQPPACPGLPPAGAALPAGIHAVHPPPLDSPDPCRLRRLCERDPQCPQRLLPDTHGHDAVQRHPAESQAQQTDQGAVATGLTRDDHLLSLNLASLGPYTGTQACGYGGLSHRGNLAGQIIPTQFPGSPDWQLLLGCSLGPRCLRP, encoded by the exons ATGTATCTGTCTTCCACGGAGCCTCCAGCTGCAGCTGAATGGGCATGTCTGCTGCGCCCTCTGAGGGGCCGAGAGCCAGAGGGTGTCTGGAATCTGCTTAGCATTGTGCGGGAGATGTTCAAACGGAGGGACAGCAATGCTGCCCCCTTGTTGGAAATCCTCACTGACCAGTGTCTCACCTACGAACAG ATAACAGGTTGGTGGTATAGCGTGCGCACCTCAGCGTCACATAGCAGCGCCAGTGGGCACACGGGTCGTAGCAATGGGCAGTCAGAGGTGGCGGCCCATGCATGTGCCAGCATGTGTGATGAGATGGTCACACTGTGGAGATTGGCTGTGCTGGACCCTGCACTCAGCCCCCAGCG CCGCAGGGAACTGTGTGTGCAGCTCCGCCAGTGGCAACTGAAGGTGATTGAGAATGTGAAGCGGGGACAGCACAAGAAGACCCTGGACCGGCTCTTCCCTGGCTTCCGGCCAGCAGTGGAGGCCTGCTACTTCAACTGGGAAGAGGCCTACCCACTTCCTGGTGTTACCTACAGCGGCACAGACCGGAagctggcactgtgctgggcccgAGCCCTGCCCCCTCGGCCTGGTGCCTCCAGATCTGGGGGCCTGGAGGAATCCCGGGAGCGGCCTCGCCCTCTTCCTACTGAGCCAGCTGTGCGGCCCAAGGAGCTTGGGGCTAAGCGCAAGGGGTTGGGTGAGGGGATCCCTTCATCACAGAGGGGTCCCCGCCGCCTCTCAGCTGAGGGAGGAGATAAGGCTCTGCATAAGATGGGTCCAGGTGGGGGCAAAGCCAAGGCATTGGGTGGGGCTGGCAGTGGGGGCAAGAGCTCAGCGGGCGGTGGTGGGAGCAAGCGACGGCTGAGCAGCGAAGACAGCTCCCTGGAGCCAGATCTGGCTGAGATGAGCCTGGATGACAGCAGCCTGGTCCTGGGTGCAGAGGCCAGCACCTTCGGTGGATTCCCTGAAAGCCCGCCACCCTGCTCTTTCTCTGGTGGCTCTCGAGGCCCTTCTACCTTCCTTCCTGAACCCCCAGATACTTACGAAGAAGATGGTGGTGTGTACTTCTCAGAAGGGCCTGAACCTCCCACAGCCTCTGCTGGCCCCCCTGGTCTACCTGGGGAGGTCTGTAGCCGGGACGACCTACCTTCAACAGATGAGAGTGGCAGTGGGCTCCCCAAAACCAAAGAGGCAACCGCCACAGTTGAAGAGGAGGATGATGACTACCAGGCATATTATCTGAATGCCCAGGACGGGGCTGGGGGCGAGGAAGAGAAAGccgagggtggggctggggaggagcatGACCTGTTTGCTGGACTGAAGCCACTGGAACAGGAGAGCCGCATGGAG GTGTTATTTGCCTGTGCTGAGGCCTTGCATGCACATGGCTACAGCAGTGAGGCCTGCCGCCTCACTGTGGAGCTTGCCCAGGACCTGTTAGCCAACCCACCTGACCTCAAGGTAGAGCCGCCCCCTGCCAAG GGCAAGAAGAACAAGGTATCTACGAGCCGTCAGACCTGGGTAGCTACCAACACCCTGACCAAGGCAGCCTTTCTGTTGACAGTGCTCAGTGAACGCCCGGAGCACCACAACCTAGCTTTTCGAGTTGGCATGTTTGCCTTAGAGCTACAGCGGCCCCCAGCTTCTACCAAGGCCTTGGAG GTGAAGCTGGCATACCAGGAGTCTGAGGTGGCTGCCTTGCTCAAGAAGATTCCTTTGGGTCCAAGTGAGATGAGTACCATGCGGTGCCGGGCAGAGGAGCTTCGGGAGGGGACACTCTGTGACTATCGGCCTGTTTTGCCTCTCATGTTGGCCAGTTTCATCTTTGATGTTCTCTGTGCTCCAG TGGTTTCTCCCACGGGTTCCCGGCCCCCAAGTCGCAACTGGAACAACGAAATGCCTGGGGATGAGGAGCTTGGATTCGAGGCAGCAGTTGCTGCCTTGG GCATGAAGACAACTGTGAGCGAGGCGGAGCATCCCCTCCTGTGTGAAGGTACACGTCGGGAGAAGGGTGACCTGGCATTGGCACTGATGATCACTTACAAGGATGATCAGGCCAAGCTCAAAAAG ATCTTAGACAAACTTTTGGACCGAGAGAGCCAGACGCATAAGCCACAGACCCTGAGTTCGTTCTACTCATCCAGCCGCCCAGCCACAGCCAGCCAGAGGTCTCCTTCAAAGCATGGGGGCCCATCTGCCCCAGGGGCCCTACAGCCACTGACCTCGGGCTCTGCAGGGTCTGCTCAGCCAGGGAATGTGGccggggctgggccaggccccacTGAGGGCTTCACAGAGAAGAATGTGCCTG AAAGTTCCCCACATTCCCCCTGTGAGGGTCTCCCATCTGAGGCGGCTTTGACCCCAAGGCTGGAAGGGAAGGTTCCTAGCCGCCTGGCACTTGGCAGTCGTGGAGGCTACAATGGACGGGGCTGGGGCTCCCCAGGGCGGCCTAAGAAGAAGCACACAG GCATGGCCAGCATTGACAGCAGTGCCCCTGAAACAACATCGGATAGCTCCCCCACCTTAAGCCGGAGGCCACTTCGAGGGGGCTGGGCCCCCACCTCTTGGGGTCGAGGACAGGACAGTGACAGCATTAGCAGCTCTTCCTCAGATTCCCTGGGCTCCTCATCTTCCAGTGGAAGTCGCCGGGCCAGTGCCAGTGGAGGGGCCCGAGCAAAGACAGTTGaagttggcag GTACAAGGGCCGCCGTCCCGAGAGTCATGCTCCCCATGTACCCAATCAGCCGTCAGAGGCAGCTGCACACTTCTACTTCGAGCTGGCGAAGACGGTGCTGATCAAGGCAGGGGGCAACAGCAGCACTTCCATTTTCACACACCCATCTTCCTCAGGGGGCCACCAGGGTCCTCACCGCAACCTGCACCTTTGCGCCTTCGAGATTGGGCTTTACGCCCTTGGCCTGCACAACTTTGTTTCTCCCAACTGGCTCTCACGTACCTATTCTTCCCACGTTTCCTGGATTACAG gCCAGGCAATGGAGATTGGCAGTGCAGCACTGACTATACTGGTAGAATGCTGGGATGGGCACCTGACACCTCCTGAGGTTGCATCCCTGGCTGACAGGGCATCACGGGCACGAGACTCCAATATGGTGAGGGCAGCTGCGGAGCTAGCCCTAAGCTGCCTGCCTCACGCCCATGCATTGAACCCCAATGAGATCCAGAGGGCCTTGGTCCAGTGCAAGGAGCAG GATAACCTGATGTTGGAGAAGGCCTGTATGGCAGTGGAAGAGGCGGCTAAGGGTGGGGGTGTATACCCCGAAGTGTTGTTTGAGGTTGCACACCAGTGGTTCTGGCTATATGAGCAAACAGCAGGTGGCTCATCCACAGCCCGTGAAGGGGCTACAAGCTGTAGTGCCAGTGGGATCAGGGCAACTGGGGAGGCTGGGCGGGGGCTGCCTGAGGGCAGGGGGGGCCCAGGGACTGAGCCGGTTACAGTGGCGgcagcagcagtgacagcagcagccacagtggTACCAGTCATCTCAGTGGGGTCCAGTTTATATCCAGGTCCAGGACTGGGGCATGGTCATTCCCCTGGCCTGCACCCCTATACTGCTCTACAGAcccacctgccctgcagccctCAATACCTCACCCACCCAGCTCACCCCGCCCACCCCATGCCTCATATGCCCCGGCCTGCCGTcttccctgtgcccagctccGCATACCCACAG gGTGTGCATCCTGCATTCCTGGGGGCTCAGTACCCATACTCAGTGACTCCCCCCTCACTTGCTGCCACTGCTGTGTCTTTCCCTGTCCCTTCCATGGCACCCATCACAGTACATCCCTATCACACAGAGCCAGGGCTCCCACTGCCCACCAGTGTGGCCTGTGAGTTGTGGGGACAGGGAACAG TGAGCAGTGTCCATCCAGCATCCACATTTCCAGCCATCCAGGGTGCCTCATTGCCTGCCCTGACCACACAGCCCAGCCCTCTGGTGAGCGGAGGTTTTCCACCACCCGAAGAGGAGACACATAGTCAGCCTGTCAACCCACACAGCCTACATCACCTGCACGCTGCCTACCGTGTTG GAATGCTGGCACTGGAGATGCTGGGTCGCCGAGCACATAATGATCACCCCAACAACTTCTCCCGCTCCCCCCCCTACACTGATGATGTCAAATGGTTGCTGGGGCTGGCAGCAAAGCTGG GAGATCGTCATGGAGACACTGCAGCGGCTGAGCCCTGCTCATGCCCACAACCACCTGCGTGCCCCGGCCTTCCACCAGCTGGTGCAGCGTTGCCAGCAGGCATACATGCAG TACATCCACCACCGCTTGATTCACCTGACCCCTGCCGACTACGACGACTTTGTGAACGCGATCCGCAGTGCCCGCAGCGCCTTCTGCCTGACACCCATGGGCATGATGCAGTTCAACGACATCCTGCAGAATCTCAAGCGCAGCAAACAGACCAAGGAGCTGTGGCAACGGGTCTCACTCGAGATGACCACCTTCTCTCCCTGAATCTGGCCTCCCTAGGGCCCTATACAGGGACACAAGCCTGTGGCTATGGGGGCCTCTCACACAGGGGTAACTTGGCTGGACAGATCATCCCCACCCAGTTCCCTGGTAGCCCAGACTGGCAGCTGCTCTTGGGCTGTAGTTTGGGGCCAAGATGTCTCAGACCCTAG
- the ZSWIM8 gene encoding zinc finger SWIM domain-containing protein 8 isoform X1, with protein sequence MELMFAEWEDGERFSFEDSDRFEEDSLCSFISEAESLCQNWRGWRKQSVGPNSPTGGGGGGGSGSTRMRDGLVIPLVELSAKQVAFHIPFEVVEKVYPPVPEQLQLRIAFWSFPENEEDIRLYSCLANGSADEFQRGDQLFRMRAVKDPLQIGFHLSATVVPPQMVPPKGAYNVAVMFDRCRVTSCSCTCGAGAKWCTHVVALCLFRIHNASAVCLRAPVSESLSRLQRDQLQKFAQYLISELPQQILPTAQRLLDELLSSQSTAINTVCGAPDPTAGPSASDQSTWYLDESTLTDNIKKTLHKFCGPSPVVFSDVNSMYLSSTEPPAAAEWACLLRPLRGREPEGVWNLLSIVREMFKRRDSNAAPLLEILTDQCLTYEQITGWWYSVRTSASHSSASGHTGRSNGQSEVAAHACASMCDEMVTLWRLAVLDPALSPQRRRELCVQLRQWQLKVIENVKRGQHKKTLDRLFPGFRPAVEACYFNWEEAYPLPGVTYSGTDRKLALCWARALPPRPGASRSGGLEESRERPRPLPTEPAVRPKELGAKRKGLGEGIPSSQRGPRRLSAEGGDKALHKMGPGGGKAKALGGAGSGGKSSAGGGGSKRRLSSEDSSLEPDLAEMSLDDSSLVLGAEASTFGGFPESPPPCSFSGGSRGPSTFLPEPPDTYEEDGGVYFSEGPEPPTASAGPPGLPGEVCSRDDLPSTDESGSGLPKTKEATATVEEEDDDYQAYYLNAQDGAGGEEEKAEGGAGEEHDLFAGLKPLEQESRMEVLFACAEALHAHGYSSEACRLTVELAQDLLANPPDLKVEPPPAKGKKNKVSTSRQTWVATNTLTKAAFLLTVLSERPEHHNLAFRVGMFALELQRPPASTKALEVKLAYQESEVAALLKKIPLGPSEMSTMRCRAEELREGTLCDYRPVLPLMLASFIFDVLCAPVVSPTGSRPPSRNWNNEMPGDEELGFEAAVAALGMKTTVSEAEHPLLCEGTRREKGDLALALMITYKDDQAKLKKILDKLLDRESQTHKPQTLSSFYSSSRPATASQRSPSKHGGPSAPGALQPLTSGSAGSAQPGNVAGAGPGPTEGFTEKNVPESSPHSPCEGLPSEAALTPRLEGKVPSRLALGSRGGYNGRGWGSPGRPKKKHTGMASIDSSAPETTSDSSPTLSRRPLRGGWAPTSWGRGQDSDSISSSSSDSLGSSSSSGSRRASASGGARAKTVEVGRYKGRRPESHAPHVPNQPSEAAAHFYFELAKTVLIKAGGNSSTSIFTHPSSSGGHQGPHRNLHLCAFEIGLYALGLHNFVSPNWLSRTYSSHVSWITGQAMEIGSAALTILVECWDGHLTPPEVASLADRASRARDSNMVRAAAELALSCLPHAHALNPNEIQRALVQCKEQDNLMLEKACMAVEEAAKGGGVYPEVLFEVAHQWFWLYEQTAGGSSTAREGATSCSASGIRATGEAGRGLPEGRGGPGTEPVTVAAAAVTAAATVVPVISVGSSLYPGPGLGHGHSPGLHPYTALQTHLPCSPQYLTHPAHPAHPMPHMPRPAVFPVPSSAYPQGVHPAFLGAQYPYSVTPPSLAATAVSFPVPSMAPITVHPYHTEPGLPLPTSVACELWGQGTVSSVHPASTFPAIQGASLPALTTQPSPLVSGGFPPPEEETHSQPVNPHSLHHLHAAYRVGMLALEMLGRRAHNDHPNNFSRSPPYTDDVKWLLGLAAKLGDRHGDTAAAEPCSCPQPPACPGLPPAGAALPAGIHAVHPPPLDSPDPCRLRRLCERDPQCPQRLLPDTHGHDAVQRHPAESQAQQTDQGAVATGLTRDDHLLSLNLASLGPYTGTQACGYGGLSHRGNLAGQIIPTQFPGSPDWQLLLGCSLGPRCLRP encoded by the exons ATGGAGCTGATGTTCGCGGAGTGGGAAGACGGAGAGCGCTTCTCATTCGAGGATTCGGACCGCTTTGAAGAAGATTCGCTATGTTCCTTCATCTCCGAGGCCGAGAGCCTCTGCCAGAACTGGCGGGGATGGCGCAAACAGTCAGTGGGGCCCAATTCCCCCACCGGCGGCGGTGGCGGAGGTGGCAGTGGCAGTACCAGAATGCGAG ATGGACTAGTGATCCCATTGGTGGAGCTGTCGGCAAAGCAGGTGGCATTTCATATCCCATTTGAAGTGGTGGAGAAAGTTTACCCCCCAGTGCCTGAGCAGCTACAGCTCCGAATTGCTTTTTGGAGCTTCCCTGAGAATGAAGAGGATATTCG GCTGTATTCATGCCTGGCCAATGGCAGTGCAGATGAGTTCCAGCGAGGGGACCAACTGTTCCGCATGAGGGCTGTGAAGGACCCACTACAGATAG GGTTCCATCTGAGTGCTACAGTGGTGCCACCTCAGATGGTCCCCCCAAAAGGGGCCTACAACGTGGCTGTGATGTTTGACCGCTGCCGGGTCACTTCCTGCAGCTGCacctgtggggctggggccaaATGGTGCACCCATGTCGTGGCACTCTGTCTCTTCCGAATCCACAAC GCTTCTGCAGTCTGTCTGCGAGCCCCAGTCTCAGAGTCCCTGTCTCGGCTACAGAGGGACCAGTTGCAGAAGTTTGCACAGTACCTCATCAGTGAGCTCCCTCAGCAG ATCCTGCCCACAGCCCAGCGCCTCCTGGATGAACTCCTATCCTCCCAGTCAACAGCCATCAACACAGTGTGTGGAGCCCCAG ACCCCACAGCAGGGCCCTCAGCCTCTGACCAGAGTACTTGGTATTTGGATGAATCTACACTTACTGACAACATCAAGAAGACACTGCACAAGTTCTGCGGCCCCTCCCCTGTGGTCTTCAG TGATGTGAACTCCATGTATCTGTCTTCCACGGAGCCTCCAGCTGCAGCTGAATGGGCATGTCTGCTGCGCCCTCTGAGGGGCCGAGAGCCAGAGGGTGTCTGGAATCTGCTTAGCATTGTGCGGGAGATGTTCAAACGGAGGGACAGCAATGCTGCCCCCTTGTTGGAAATCCTCACTGACCAGTGTCTCACCTACGAACAG ATAACAGGTTGGTGGTATAGCGTGCGCACCTCAGCGTCACATAGCAGCGCCAGTGGGCACACGGGTCGTAGCAATGGGCAGTCAGAGGTGGCGGCCCATGCATGTGCCAGCATGTGTGATGAGATGGTCACACTGTGGAGATTGGCTGTGCTGGACCCTGCACTCAGCCCCCAGCG CCGCAGGGAACTGTGTGTGCAGCTCCGCCAGTGGCAACTGAAGGTGATTGAGAATGTGAAGCGGGGACAGCACAAGAAGACCCTGGACCGGCTCTTCCCTGGCTTCCGGCCAGCAGTGGAGGCCTGCTACTTCAACTGGGAAGAGGCCTACCCACTTCCTGGTGTTACCTACAGCGGCACAGACCGGAagctggcactgtgctgggcccgAGCCCTGCCCCCTCGGCCTGGTGCCTCCAGATCTGGGGGCCTGGAGGAATCCCGGGAGCGGCCTCGCCCTCTTCCTACTGAGCCAGCTGTGCGGCCCAAGGAGCTTGGGGCTAAGCGCAAGGGGTTGGGTGAGGGGATCCCTTCATCACAGAGGGGTCCCCGCCGCCTCTCAGCTGAGGGAGGAGATAAGGCTCTGCATAAGATGGGTCCAGGTGGGGGCAAAGCCAAGGCATTGGGTGGGGCTGGCAGTGGGGGCAAGAGCTCAGCGGGCGGTGGTGGGAGCAAGCGACGGCTGAGCAGCGAAGACAGCTCCCTGGAGCCAGATCTGGCTGAGATGAGCCTGGATGACAGCAGCCTGGTCCTGGGTGCAGAGGCCAGCACCTTCGGTGGATTCCCTGAAAGCCCGCCACCCTGCTCTTTCTCTGGTGGCTCTCGAGGCCCTTCTACCTTCCTTCCTGAACCCCCAGATACTTACGAAGAAGATGGTGGTGTGTACTTCTCAGAAGGGCCTGAACCTCCCACAGCCTCTGCTGGCCCCCCTGGTCTACCTGGGGAGGTCTGTAGCCGGGACGACCTACCTTCAACAGATGAGAGTGGCAGTGGGCTCCCCAAAACCAAAGAGGCAACCGCCACAGTTGAAGAGGAGGATGATGACTACCAGGCATATTATCTGAATGCCCAGGACGGGGCTGGGGGCGAGGAAGAGAAAGccgagggtggggctggggaggagcatGACCTGTTTGCTGGACTGAAGCCACTGGAACAGGAGAGCCGCATGGAG GTGTTATTTGCCTGTGCTGAGGCCTTGCATGCACATGGCTACAGCAGTGAGGCCTGCCGCCTCACTGTGGAGCTTGCCCAGGACCTGTTAGCCAACCCACCTGACCTCAAGGTAGAGCCGCCCCCTGCCAAG GGCAAGAAGAACAAGGTATCTACGAGCCGTCAGACCTGGGTAGCTACCAACACCCTGACCAAGGCAGCCTTTCTGTTGACAGTGCTCAGTGAACGCCCGGAGCACCACAACCTAGCTTTTCGAGTTGGCATGTTTGCCTTAGAGCTACAGCGGCCCCCAGCTTCTACCAAGGCCTTGGAG GTGAAGCTGGCATACCAGGAGTCTGAGGTGGCTGCCTTGCTCAAGAAGATTCCTTTGGGTCCAAGTGAGATGAGTACCATGCGGTGCCGGGCAGAGGAGCTTCGGGAGGGGACACTCTGTGACTATCGGCCTGTTTTGCCTCTCATGTTGGCCAGTTTCATCTTTGATGTTCTCTGTGCTCCAG TGGTTTCTCCCACGGGTTCCCGGCCCCCAAGTCGCAACTGGAACAACGAAATGCCTGGGGATGAGGAGCTTGGATTCGAGGCAGCAGTTGCTGCCTTGG GCATGAAGACAACTGTGAGCGAGGCGGAGCATCCCCTCCTGTGTGAAGGTACACGTCGGGAGAAGGGTGACCTGGCATTGGCACTGATGATCACTTACAAGGATGATCAGGCCAAGCTCAAAAAG ATCTTAGACAAACTTTTGGACCGAGAGAGCCAGACGCATAAGCCACAGACCCTGAGTTCGTTCTACTCATCCAGCCGCCCAGCCACAGCCAGCCAGAGGTCTCCTTCAAAGCATGGGGGCCCATCTGCCCCAGGGGCCCTACAGCCACTGACCTCGGGCTCTGCAGGGTCTGCTCAGCCAGGGAATGTGGccggggctgggccaggccccacTGAGGGCTTCACAGAGAAGAATGTGCCTG AAAGTTCCCCACATTCCCCCTGTGAGGGTCTCCCATCTGAGGCGGCTTTGACCCCAAGGCTGGAAGGGAAGGTTCCTAGCCGCCTGGCACTTGGCAGTCGTGGAGGCTACAATGGACGGGGCTGGGGCTCCCCAGGGCGGCCTAAGAAGAAGCACACAG GCATGGCCAGCATTGACAGCAGTGCCCCTGAAACAACATCGGATAGCTCCCCCACCTTAAGCCGGAGGCCACTTCGAGGGGGCTGGGCCCCCACCTCTTGGGGTCGAGGACAGGACAGTGACAGCATTAGCAGCTCTTCCTCAGATTCCCTGGGCTCCTCATCTTCCAGTGGAAGTCGCCGGGCCAGTGCCAGTGGAGGGGCCCGAGCAAAGACAGTTGaagttggcag GTACAAGGGCCGCCGTCCCGAGAGTCATGCTCCCCATGTACCCAATCAGCCGTCAGAGGCAGCTGCACACTTCTACTTCGAGCTGGCGAAGACGGTGCTGATCAAGGCAGGGGGCAACAGCAGCACTTCCATTTTCACACACCCATCTTCCTCAGGGGGCCACCAGGGTCCTCACCGCAACCTGCACCTTTGCGCCTTCGAGATTGGGCTTTACGCCCTTGGCCTGCACAACTTTGTTTCTCCCAACTGGCTCTCACGTACCTATTCTTCCCACGTTTCCTGGATTACAG gCCAGGCAATGGAGATTGGCAGTGCAGCACTGACTATACTGGTAGAATGCTGGGATGGGCACCTGACACCTCCTGAGGTTGCATCCCTGGCTGACAGGGCATCACGGGCACGAGACTCCAATATGGTGAGGGCAGCTGCGGAGCTAGCCCTAAGCTGCCTGCCTCACGCCCATGCATTGAACCCCAATGAGATCCAGAGGGCCTTGGTCCAGTGCAAGGAGCAG GATAACCTGATGTTGGAGAAGGCCTGTATGGCAGTGGAAGAGGCGGCTAAGGGTGGGGGTGTATACCCCGAAGTGTTGTTTGAGGTTGCACACCAGTGGTTCTGGCTATATGAGCAAACAGCAGGTGGCTCATCCACAGCCCGTGAAGGGGCTACAAGCTGTAGTGCCAGTGGGATCAGGGCAACTGGGGAGGCTGGGCGGGGGCTGCCTGAGGGCAGGGGGGGCCCAGGGACTGAGCCGGTTACAGTGGCGgcagcagcagtgacagcagcagccacagtggTACCAGTCATCTCAGTGGGGTCCAGTTTATATCCAGGTCCAGGACTGGGGCATGGTCATTCCCCTGGCCTGCACCCCTATACTGCTCTACAGAcccacctgccctgcagccctCAATACCTCACCCACCCAGCTCACCCCGCCCACCCCATGCCTCATATGCCCCGGCCTGCCGTcttccctgtgcccagctccGCATACCCACAG gGTGTGCATCCTGCATTCCTGGGGGCTCAGTACCCATACTCAGTGACTCCCCCCTCACTTGCTGCCACTGCTGTGTCTTTCCCTGTCCCTTCCATGGCACCCATCACAGTACATCCCTATCACACAGAGCCAGGGCTCCCACTGCCCACCAGTGTGGCCTGTGAGTTGTGGGGACAGGGAACAG TGAGCAGTGTCCATCCAGCATCCACATTTCCAGCCATCCAGGGTGCCTCATTGCCTGCCCTGACCACACAGCCCAGCCCTCTGGTGAGCGGAGGTTTTCCACCACCCGAAGAGGAGACACATAGTCAGCCTGTCAACCCACACAGCCTACATCACCTGCACGCTGCCTACCGTGTTG GAATGCTGGCACTGGAGATGCTGGGTCGCCGAGCACATAATGATCACCCCAACAACTTCTCCCGCTCCCCCCCCTACACTGATGATGTCAAATGGTTGCTGGGGCTGGCAGCAAAGCTGG GAGATCGTCATGGAGACACTGCAGCGGCTGAGCCCTGCTCATGCCCACAACCACCTGCGTGCCCCGGCCTTCCACCAGCTGGTGCAGCGTTGCCAGCAGGCATACATGCAG TACATCCACCACCGCTTGATTCACCTGACCCCTGCCGACTACGACGACTTTGTGAACGCGATCCGCAGTGCCCGCAGCGCCTTCTGCCTGACACCCATGGGCATGATGCAGTTCAACGACATCCTGCAGAATCTCAAGCGCAGCAAACAGACCAAGGAGCTGTGGCAACGGGTCTCACTCGAGATGACCACCTTCTCTCCCTGAATCTGGCCTCCCTAGGGCCCTATACAGGGACACAAGCCTGTGGCTATGGGGGCCTCTCACACAGGGGTAACTTGGCTGGACAGATCATCCCCACCCAGTTCCCTGGTAGCCCAGACTGGCAGCTGCTCTTGGGCTGTAGTTTGGGGCCAAGATGTCTCAGACCCTAG